From a single Brassica napus cultivar Da-Ae chromosome C9, Da-Ae, whole genome shotgun sequence genomic region:
- the LOC106404409 gene encoding uncharacterized protein LOC106404409: protein MARGLNDTNICLIPKTTKPSEMTKFRPISLCNVSYKIVSKVLCQRLKKVLPQRISETQSAFVAGRQITDNIMIAQEMFHALRTKPGGRVKRMAIKTDMSKAYDRMEWSFIEAVMRKMGFSEMWIDWIMRCITSVKYKVLMNGEPRGNIVPGREPCECEEFMKVVRKYEKSSGQRINFDKSSLLFGKRVPAKDRQQIKDTLGIQNEGEMGSYLGIPEDISGSKCKLFAFLKDKLLHRVNGWTGRWLSKGGKEVLIKSMLLALPTYVMSSFLLPLEICENLASTIAQFWWSSNPPRRGIHWAK, encoded by the exons ATGGCACGTGGACTGAATGACACGAACATTTGTTTAATCCCTAAGACAACGAAGCCGAGTGAGATGACAAAGTTTAGACCTATCAGTTTATGCAATGTCAGCTACAAGATAGtatctaaggtcttatgccaaaGATTGAAGAAGGTTCTTCCACAGCGGATATCAGAGACCCAGTCAGCCTTCGTTGCTGGTAGACAAATTACAGATAATATCATGATAGCTCAGGAGATGTTCCACGCTTTGAGAACTAAACCGGGAGGACGGGTTAAACGAATGGCCATAAAAACtgatatgagcaaagcatatgataggatggagTGGTCATTCATTGAGGCAGTCATGAGGAAGATGGGTTTTTCAGAAATGTGGATTGACTGGATTATGAGATGCATTACCTCGGTCAAGTATAAAGTCCTCATGAATGGAGAACCGAGGGGTAACATTGTCCCTGGGAGAG AGCCCTGTGAATGTGAAGAATTTATGAAAGTAGTAAGGAAATATGAGAAATCATCAGGTCAACGTATTAATTTTGACAAATCCTCATTACTCTTCGGTAAAAGGGTTCCAGCGAAAGATAGGCAGCAAATCAAGGATACTCTTGGTATACAAAATGAAGGTGAGATGGGCTCATACTTAGGAATCCCAGAGGACATCAGTGGATCAAAGTGTAAATTATTTGCTTTCTTAAAGGACAAGCTCCTACACAGAGTGAATGGCTGGACTGGTAGATGGTTATCGAAGGGAGGAAAGGAGgttttgattaaatcaatgTTGCTAGCTCTTCCGACCTATGTCATGTCCAGCTTTCTGCTTCCTTTGGAGATATGTGAGAACCTAGCAAGTACCATTGCACAGTTCTGGTGGAGCTCGAATCCTCCAAGAAGAGGAATCCATTGGGCAAAATAG